The Gemella haemolysans genome includes a region encoding these proteins:
- the lpdA gene encoding dihydrolipoyl dehydrogenase, with protein MVVGNFIQELDTIVIGGGPGGYVAAIKLAQLGKKVTLFEKEKVGGTCLHRGCIPSKALISVGHQFEEIKKSSRGIKVDNAEIDFVETQHWKNEEVVETLHKGVQGLLKKNGVNVIYGEVNFIDDKTISVILDEFHNNTYHFKEAIIATGTQPIEIKGFKFKDRILSSTEVLNLTEVPKSLVVIGGGYIGIELAGAYASLGSKVTIIEGTEKILRVFEDDIANVVIEELKNKGVEIITNATANNAKSTDNSVITNYSVDGKEFTIESDYVLVSVGRKAKFDELGLEYAGVEVTDRGLIKVDEQRRTTKEHIFAIGDIVEGPTLAHKAMYEAKIAAEALNGDKSAIVDYFAIPTVCFTTPEIALVGYTKAQAQEKGYEVVTGQYSFGHNGRSLSISQSKGFVRIVAIKNTNKIIGAAIVGPGASDLIAELALAVEQGLTVDDISLTIHGHPSLNEVVVEAADIILKKAIHS; from the coding sequence ATGGTAGTAGGAAATTTTATTCAAGAACTAGATACTATTGTCATTGGTGGCGGCCCTGGTGGTTACGTCGCAGCTATTAAATTAGCTCAACTAGGTAAAAAAGTTACCCTATTCGAGAAAGAAAAAGTGGGCGGAACTTGTTTACATCGTGGTTGTATCCCTTCAAAAGCTCTCATATCTGTAGGACATCAATTTGAAGAAATAAAAAAATCATCTCGTGGAATAAAAGTTGATAATGCAGAAATAGACTTTGTTGAGACGCAACATTGGAAAAATGAAGAAGTTGTAGAAACTTTACACAAAGGTGTTCAAGGCTTATTGAAAAAGAATGGTGTTAATGTAATTTATGGTGAGGTTAATTTTATAGACGATAAAACTATCAGCGTAATTTTAGACGAATTCCATAATAATACTTATCATTTTAAAGAAGCTATTATCGCAACTGGAACACAACCGATAGAAATTAAAGGATTTAAATTCAAAGATCGCATACTTAGTTCTACTGAAGTTTTAAATCTTACTGAAGTACCCAAATCACTAGTTGTTATCGGTGGTGGCTACATTGGTATTGAATTAGCTGGAGCATATGCTTCACTTGGTTCAAAAGTTACTATCATTGAAGGAACAGAAAAAATTTTACGAGTTTTTGAAGACGATATAGCCAATGTAGTAATTGAAGAACTAAAAAATAAAGGTGTAGAAATTATCACGAATGCCACTGCTAATAACGCAAAAAGCACTGACAATTCTGTCATCACGAACTACTCTGTTGATGGAAAAGAATTTACTATAGAATCAGATTATGTTTTGGTATCTGTTGGTAGAAAAGCAAAATTCGACGAACTTGGCTTAGAGTATGCCGGCGTTGAAGTTACAGATCGCGGATTAATTAAAGTTGATGAACAACGTAGAACGACTAAAGAACATATATTTGCTATTGGTGATATCGTAGAAGGCCCTACATTAGCTCATAAAGCAATGTATGAAGCAAAAATCGCTGCTGAAGCATTAAATGGAGACAAATCGGCAATAGTCGACTACTTTGCCATCCCAACAGTATGCTTTACTACACCTGAAATAGCACTCGTAGGATATACAAAAGCTCAAGCACAAGAAAAAGGTTATGAAGTAGTAACTGGTCAATATTCATTCGGACATAACGGAAGATCTTTATCGATTTCTCAAAGTAAAGGATTCGTCCGTATAGTCGCAATAAAAAACACCAATAAAATTATCGGTGCAGCTATCGTTGGTCCAGGAGCTAGTGATCTAATCGCAGAATTAGCTCTCGCGGTAGAACAAGGACTGACAGTTGATGATATTTCTCTAACTATCCACGGACACCCTTCACTTAATGAAGTCGTGGTTGAAGCAGCCGATATCATTCTAAAAAAAGCAATTCATTCCTAA
- a CDS encoding LysR family transcriptional regulator, whose amino-acid sequence MEFRQLNYFITVANKRSYSLAAKELFVTQPTLTLAIKKLEKEFKTTLFEQNNRRLELTESGQMLYEKGIVLLKSYNNLIDEMNASSEESREVLKVGLTVLFAIQYMEEISSFIARHPKVELSLIQHGSKQLQRMVANGDLDLGLLSFPQYEKDIVMKPIERKKASYVAAIVVPSNHPLENKEEITIEDLKDVRISSLTKNYVLGNEICVKCRERGFEPNIVFADDNWTVLVKSISIFDSVAILPAEFEDISQFQNTKWIPLAEKMEYKVGIAHKKDEDVSDIGKLFIDYILSENIKKK is encoded by the coding sequence ATGGAATTTAGACAGTTAAACTATTTTATTACAGTTGCGAATAAAAGAAGTTATTCTTTAGCGGCCAAGGAATTATTTGTCACACAGCCTACATTAACGTTGGCAATAAAGAAATTGGAAAAGGAATTTAAAACTACTTTATTTGAGCAAAATAATAGACGTTTAGAGCTAACAGAAAGTGGGCAAATGCTCTATGAGAAAGGTATTGTTTTATTGAAATCATATAATAATTTAATCGATGAAATGAATGCATCTAGTGAAGAAAGTAGAGAGGTGCTGAAGGTAGGTTTAACAGTATTATTTGCAATTCAATACATGGAAGAAATTTCAAGTTTTATAGCTAGACATCCAAAGGTTGAGTTGAGTCTAATTCAACATGGTTCGAAACAATTACAAAGGATGGTTGCTAATGGTGATCTAGATTTAGGATTACTTTCTTTTCCACAGTATGAGAAAGATATTGTTATGAAACCTATTGAAAGAAAAAAGGCTTCGTATGTTGCTGCGATTGTAGTTCCTTCTAATCATCCTTTGGAAAATAAAGAAGAGATTACTATTGAGGATCTAAAGGATGTGAGAATAAGTTCACTTACAAAAAATTATGTCCTAGGAAATGAAATTTGTGTGAAGTGTAGGGAGAGGGGTTTTGAACCGAACATTGTTTTTGCCGATGATAATTGGACTGTTCTTGTAAAGAGTATTTCGATTTTTGATAGTGTGGCTATATTGCCTGCTGAGTTCGAAGATATTAGTCAATTCCAAAATACGAAGTGGATACCGTTAGCGGAAAAGATGGAGTACAAGGTAGGAATTGCTCATAAAAAAGATGAAGATGTTTCTGATATAGGAAAACTATTTATAGACTATATACTCTCAGAAAATATAAAGAAAAAGTAG
- a CDS encoding NAD(P)/FAD-dependent oxidoreductase, with protein sequence MKIAVVGGGIVGATCAYYLSKEQRNEIVVFDYGVGQATKASAGIISPWFSKRRNKPWYKMARLGADFYLKLVKDLEVDGYNTDFYSQCGVYLLKKNEDKLPELKELAESRKELSPMIGDLEIISKEEVQKIIPSFDNNGDVLYASGGGRVEGERFVNTLLSASKANVVKEKVSLKVVGDKYEINGQAFDLIVLATGAWLKDILEPLGFDVDVRPQKGQLRDYKVSDENTGSYPVIMPEGELDIIPFEKGVVSVGATHENDMGFDLTIDKQQLDAFGEEAENFLGELKTAQIINERVGIRAYTSDYSPFFGEVPTLKNIYAISGLGSSGLTTGPIIGYSVANIILGNDIELDPQDYNIANYIKIKNN encoded by the coding sequence ATGAAAATAGCAGTAGTAGGTGGGGGAATAGTAGGAGCTACATGTGCTTATTATTTGTCAAAAGAACAACGAAATGAAATAGTAGTTTTCGATTATGGTGTAGGTCAGGCTACAAAAGCATCGGCTGGGATTATAAGTCCGTGGTTTTCTAAAAGACGTAATAAACCTTGGTATAAGATGGCTAGGTTAGGTGCGGATTTTTATTTGAAATTAGTTAAAGACTTAGAAGTTGATGGTTATAATACTGACTTTTATTCACAATGTGGAGTATATTTACTGAAAAAAAATGAGGATAAGTTACCTGAGTTAAAAGAACTTGCTGAAAGTCGTAAAGAATTATCGCCGATGATAGGAGACTTAGAGATAATCTCAAAAGAAGAAGTTCAAAAAATCATTCCTAGCTTTGATAACAATGGAGACGTACTGTATGCGAGTGGCGGTGGACGAGTAGAGGGGGAACGATTCGTTAATACTTTACTTTCTGCTTCGAAAGCCAATGTCGTTAAAGAAAAAGTTAGTCTAAAGGTTGTGGGAGATAAGTACGAGATTAATGGACAGGCTTTTGATTTAATCGTACTTGCAACTGGTGCGTGGTTAAAAGATATACTAGAACCGCTTGGCTTTGATGTTGATGTTCGTCCGCAAAAAGGTCAACTAAGGGATTACAAAGTTTCTGATGAAAATACAGGATCTTATCCAGTTATTATGCCTGAGGGTGAATTGGATATTATTCCATTTGAAAAAGGTGTTGTTAGTGTTGGAGCAACACACGAAAATGATATGGGCTTTGATTTAACTATTGATAAACAGCAACTCGATGCTTTTGGTGAAGAAGCGGAGAACTTCTTAGGTGAATTAAAAACTGCACAGATAATAAATGAACGAGTTGGAATTAGGGCTTATACTAGTGATTATTCTCCGTTCTTTGGTGAGGTTCCAACATTGAAAAATATTTATGCGATTAGTGGTCTTGGTTCTTCAGGGTTAACTACAGGTCCGATAATTGGCTATAGTGTAGCGAATATAATTTTAGGAAATGATATAGAATTAGACCCACAAGATTACAATATCGCAAATTATATAAAAATTAAAAATAATTAG
- a CDS encoding phosphate acyltransferase codes for MLEGFNQLDDIFKTKITKPKIIVVIKAAQDHALHSVFEFANKGYLVPILIDSKEKIDELLLDINTKNSNFEIIDIEDDVSAAKKGIELVRKGKADFIMKGNLPTSTLLREVVNKETGIKKSSVLFHLALLDIPKYNKLLGITDGGMILEPSEEQKIKIIEETSKIFTSLGYEKIKFSLLSAAEVVNPKQKSSVEADEISKHFKNNETLIVEGPLSLDISLNKNIAQEKKYAGNIQGDADVLVVPDIVSGNGISKSLILMAEAKMAGLILGATVPIVLTSRSASDTEKKYSLILALLADKEN; via the coding sequence ATGTTAGAAGGTTTTAATCAACTAGATGACATTTTTAAAACAAAAATAACTAAACCTAAAATAATCGTCGTTATAAAAGCTGCTCAAGATCATGCTCTTCATAGCGTTTTTGAGTTTGCTAACAAAGGCTATTTAGTGCCTATTCTAATAGATTCTAAAGAAAAAATAGATGAATTATTACTAGATATAAATACTAAAAACAGTAATTTTGAAATCATAGATATAGAAGATGATGTATCTGCTGCAAAAAAAGGTATAGAGTTAGTTAGAAAGGGGAAAGCTGACTTTATTATGAAAGGAAATCTTCCTACTTCAACGCTTTTAAGAGAAGTAGTAAATAAAGAAACAGGAATTAAAAAAAGTTCTGTCCTTTTCCACTTAGCATTACTAGATATTCCAAAATATAATAAACTTCTAGGTATAACTGATGGCGGAATGATTCTTGAACCTTCTGAAGAACAGAAAATAAAAATAATCGAAGAAACTTCTAAAATTTTTACATCTCTTGGTTATGAAAAAATAAAATTCAGTCTGTTATCTGCCGCAGAGGTAGTGAATCCTAAACAAAAATCTTCGGTAGAAGCTGATGAAATTTCTAAACACTTCAAAAATAATGAAACACTAATTGTTGAGGGACCATTATCACTCGATATCTCACTTAATAAAAATATTGCACAAGAGAAAAAGTATGCAGGGAATATCCAAGGAGACGCTGATGTTCTAGTAGTTCCTGACATAGTTTCTGGTAACGGTATTTCTAAATCACTAATACTAATGGCAGAAGCCAAAATGGCTGGATTGATACTTGGAGCAACTGTTCCAATCGTACTAACATCACGCTCCGCTTCTGATACCGAAAAAAAATACTCGTTAATTCTAGCACTACTAGCAGATAAGGAGAATTAA
- a CDS encoding polysaccharide biosynthesis protein — MDKLFSSKIYINHRFKLIMALDLLTVILGVVASIFLGKASDPFSMLNDHHVEIAEFLVISLVVYTISFYLFGTNKSLWSYLGVNEIVNICFSVVLGDLITSILYQYMLPDTFSNVRFAIFSPLLIIAGMMFIRMLYRALREREAGKYGANSYKNTFIIGAGDAGYILLKELSKNNIFRANVVGLIDDNRKNSVISGVTVVGTTYDMLKLIPKYEVEQVFLAIPSIGAYDKNRILNVLKEANVTVKVMSSGIAVEDGESISKHLKDVSIEDLLGRGEVKLSQGEIRSYIKGKSILVTGAGGSIGSQIVREIFKFKPSQLVLVDVNENALYMLERDLDFEKSHSKEYNDIQYISEIVSIREKAALAEVFDKYKPDVVFHAAAHKHVPLMERRPQEAIKNNVFGTKNVMDVAIEKEVERFIMISTDKAVNPTNAMGASKRLTEIILQSKGNKYKTKFAAVRFGNVLGSNGSVIPIFKEQIKKGGPITITHRNIIRYFMTIPEAAQLVLQAGYYASEGEIFLLDMGEPVKIIDLATNLIKLSGLEPYKDIDIEEIGLRPGEKMYEELSLDYESSEKTDNQMIYKNTTLDIDVDELDRKLNELKSMLGHSTNEEIRSKLFEIINCYNG; from the coding sequence ATGGATAAATTATTTTCATCAAAAATATATATAAATCATAGATTTAAGCTAATTATGGCATTGGATTTATTGACAGTAATATTGGGAGTTGTAGCATCTATATTTTTGGGTAAGGCTTCGGATCCATTTTCTATGTTGAATGACCATCACGTAGAAATAGCCGAATTTTTAGTGATTTCACTTGTGGTTTATACAATTAGTTTTTATTTGTTTGGTACTAATAAATCACTATGGTCTTACTTAGGTGTAAATGAAATAGTAAATATCTGTTTTTCAGTAGTACTAGGGGATTTAATCACTAGTATTTTATACCAATATATGCTTCCTGATACATTTTCAAATGTTAGGTTTGCAATTTTTTCACCGTTATTAATAATCGCAGGAATGATGTTTATAAGAATGCTTTACCGTGCTTTACGAGAAAGAGAAGCGGGTAAATATGGTGCTAATTCTTATAAGAACACATTTATAATAGGCGCAGGAGATGCTGGGTATATCTTGTTAAAAGAACTATCTAAAAACAATATTTTCCGTGCCAATGTAGTTGGGCTTATCGATGATAACAGAAAAAACTCTGTAATTAGTGGGGTTACTGTTGTTGGAACAACATATGATATGCTAAAACTTATTCCGAAATACGAAGTAGAACAAGTATTTTTAGCTATTCCTTCAATTGGAGCATATGATAAAAATAGAATATTAAACGTACTAAAAGAAGCGAATGTTACTGTTAAAGTAATGAGCTCAGGTATTGCTGTAGAGGATGGAGAAAGTATTTCTAAACACTTAAAAGACGTGTCTATTGAAGATTTATTAGGACGTGGTGAAGTGAAACTGTCTCAAGGTGAGATTCGTTCATATATTAAAGGGAAGAGTATTCTTGTTACTGGTGCTGGTGGTTCAATCGGAAGCCAAATTGTTCGAGAAATATTTAAATTCAAACCTAGTCAACTCGTTTTAGTAGATGTTAATGAGAATGCATTATACATGCTGGAGCGTGATTTAGATTTTGAAAAATCACATAGTAAAGAATATAACGATATACAATATATTTCAGAAATAGTAAGTATTCGTGAGAAAGCAGCTTTAGCTGAGGTGTTTGATAAGTATAAACCGGATGTAGTGTTCCATGCGGCAGCACATAAACACGTTCCTTTAATGGAACGCCGTCCACAAGAAGCGATAAAAAATAATGTTTTCGGAACGAAAAATGTTATGGATGTGGCGATTGAAAAAGAAGTAGAAAGATTTATTATGATTTCAACTGACAAGGCTGTAAATCCAACGAATGCGATGGGAGCTTCGAAACGTTTAACAGAGATTATCTTACAATCAAAAGGTAATAAGTATAAAACAAAATTTGCTGCGGTTAGATTTGGTAATGTACTAGGTTCTAATGGTTCTGTAATTCCTATCTTTAAAGAACAAATTAAAAAAGGTGGACCTATCACAATTACTCATAGAAATATTATTCGTTACTTCATGACGATTCCAGAAGCTGCGCAGTTAGTATTGCAAGCTGGGTATTACGCAAGTGAAGGTGAGATTTTCCTACTAGATATGGGAGAACCCGTAAAAATAATAGATCTTGCGACAAACTTAATCAAACTATCAGGATTAGAACCATATAAAGATATCGATATCGAAGAAATCGGTCTAAGACCTGGTGAGAAGATGTATGAAGAGTTATCATTAGACTACGAAAGTAGTGAAAAGACTGATAACCAAATGATTTATAAAAATACAACTTTAGACATTGATGTAGACGAATTAGATAGAAAACTAAACGAATTAAAATCAATGTTAGGACATTCAACAAATGAAGAAATACGTAGCAAGTTGTTTGAGATAATAAATTGTTATAATGGATAA
- a CDS encoding CdaR family protein yields MQLKENNKLKLISFLIAILLFLSVNENFKNFSVLGGDTNDNATAWVSDIPLEVDYDKDKLYVVGIPNTVSVKLTGSQTKVQKESVAKNFKAKLNLRNAQIGDDQKVKIEINGLEKGVDGTAEPSTITISIREKATREFRVTPIVKKERLLIGYEVDKLSVTNETVKISGAIESLNRINEVRAESDTRTKINRNTREEAKLVAYDSDYNKIEDIQIEPNSTLMSIELNNIEKEVPLEVNTIGSLPSGYELVSATADVSKVTIRAEDANELAKINEMFVDVDLSDVKEETEERSNLKIYPKENIRIATDTPIVKVTIKIRKK; encoded by the coding sequence ATGCAACTAAAAGAGAATAATAAGTTAAAGTTAATATCATTTTTAATAGCGATACTATTGTTCTTATCAGTTAATGAAAATTTCAAGAATTTCTCAGTTCTTGGAGGTGATACGAACGATAATGCTACTGCATGGGTTAGTGATATCCCACTTGAAGTTGATTATGATAAAGATAAATTGTATGTGGTAGGTATTCCTAATACAGTATCTGTTAAATTAACTGGATCACAGACGAAAGTCCAGAAAGAAAGTGTTGCTAAGAACTTCAAAGCGAAGTTGAATCTTAGAAATGCTCAAATTGGTGATGATCAAAAAGTTAAAATTGAAATAAATGGACTTGAAAAAGGTGTAGATGGGACTGCAGAACCTTCTACAATAACTATATCTATTAGGGAAAAAGCAACTAGAGAGTTTAGAGTTACGCCGATAGTTAAAAAAGAGAGACTATTGATTGGATATGAAGTAGATAAACTTAGCGTTACGAATGAAACTGTTAAGATTTCTGGAGCAATCGAAAGCCTTAATAGAATAAATGAAGTTCGAGCTGAGAGTGATACTCGTACGAAAATTAATAGAAACACTAGAGAAGAGGCTAAATTAGTAGCTTACGATAGTGATTATAATAAAATAGAGGATATTCAAATAGAGCCGAACTCAACTCTTATGAGTATTGAATTAAATAACATTGAAAAAGAAGTGCCATTAGAAGTAAATACTATAGGTAGCCTACCTTCAGGATATGAGTTAGTTAGTGCTACTGCCGATGTTTCTAAGGTAACTATTAGGGCGGAAGACGCTAATGAATTAGCAAAAATTAATGAAATGTTCGTTGATGTTGACTTGAGTGATGTTAAAGAAGAAACAGAAGAGCGTAGTAATCTAAAAATATATCCAAAAGAAAATATAAGAATAGCGACAGATACGCCGATTGTTAAAGTAACAATCAAGATAAGGAAAAAATAA
- a CDS encoding dihydrolipoamide acetyltransferase family protein, whose protein sequence is MIYSFILPDSGEGLHESEIIQWGFKVGETVKEDDILVEIQSDKAVVALPSPVSGTIKTIYAKVGEMAKVGSVIVDIETDQNVEKHEEQETAVVEDNKTGETIKSVEKQNNSSDVDIRLLAIPRVRKYARDKGVDLRLVPATGKRGLVTIEDIENYLNNGTVKEVEPVQQPQVVSEVISEKTEVAAVPKFEPSPSNSTNNTTRVPMTNIRKAIARAMVNSKAISPHVTVLDQVNVEKLVEHRNRMKQIAKDRDIKLTYTAYFIKAVAATLAKFPELNASVDNEKLEIIYKNYINIGVATDTEHGLFVPNIKDANFKSLFKIARELDENTALAHAGKLGRDKQTDGSMTITNVGAIATSGVWATPIINQPEVAILGFGRFEETFIPDENKQPKLVPMLKLSFSFDHRIVDGGTAQRALNTVKEYLAEPDLLLVEG, encoded by the coding sequence ATGATTTATTCATTTATTTTACCAGATAGTGGAGAAGGTCTTCATGAAAGTGAAATTATTCAATGGGGTTTTAAAGTCGGAGAAACTGTAAAAGAAGATGATATTTTAGTAGAAATTCAAAGTGATAAAGCTGTTGTTGCCCTGCCGTCTCCTGTTTCTGGAACAATCAAAACAATTTATGCAAAAGTTGGGGAAATGGCTAAGGTTGGTTCAGTTATCGTTGATATTGAAACAGATCAAAATGTAGAAAAACATGAGGAACAAGAAACTGCCGTAGTTGAAGATAATAAAACTGGCGAGACTATTAAATCCGTAGAAAAACAAAATAATTCATCTGATGTTGATATTAGATTATTAGCCATCCCTAGAGTAAGAAAATATGCTAGAGACAAAGGTGTCGATCTTAGACTAGTGCCTGCAACTGGTAAGCGCGGTTTGGTTACAATCGAAGATATTGAAAATTACCTTAATAACGGTACTGTTAAAGAAGTTGAACCAGTTCAGCAACCTCAAGTTGTGAGCGAAGTTATTAGCGAAAAAACTGAGGTGGCAGCAGTTCCAAAATTTGAACCTTCTCCTTCAAATAGTACTAACAATACTACAAGAGTACCTATGACAAACATCAGAAAAGCTATTGCACGTGCAATGGTTAACAGTAAGGCTATTTCACCTCACGTAACAGTTCTAGACCAAGTAAATGTTGAAAAACTTGTTGAACATAGAAATAGAATGAAACAAATAGCAAAAGATAGAGATATTAAACTTACTTACACAGCATACTTCATAAAAGCTGTGGCAGCAACTCTTGCAAAATTCCCAGAGTTAAACGCCTCTGTAGATAACGAAAAATTAGAGATAATATATAAGAATTACATTAATATTGGTGTCGCAACCGATACTGAACATGGTTTATTCGTACCAAACATTAAGGACGCTAACTTCAAGAGTCTATTCAAAATAGCTCGTGAATTAGATGAGAACACAGCTCTTGCTCATGCTGGAAAATTAGGCAGAGATAAACAAACTGATGGTTCTATGACTATTACAAATGTTGGAGCAATTGCTACAAGTGGGGTCTGGGCTACACCAATCATCAATCAACCTGAAGTAGCTATACTAGGATTTGGTCGTTTCGAAGAAACATTCATCCCAGATGAAAACAAACAACCAAAACTTGTCCCAATGCTTAAACTTTCATTCTCATTTGACCATAGAATCGTAGATGGTGGTACGGCACAACGTGCACTAAATACTGTTAAAGAATATTTAGCAGAGCCTGACTTATTGTTAGTGGAGGGATAA
- the buk gene encoding butyrate kinase, with translation MKKIFVINPGATSTKVAYYENTTEIFSHEITYSLEQLKPFNNIFEQLPLRLTDIELLIKEKIPNHKFDAVVGRGGLLPPVDAGAILVDENLIDCLKNRPLLEHASNLGASLAKSVAEKFGVESAPSFIYDPVTVDQMNDVARISGSNLINRKSVGHALNMRAVAHDVANKLNIPYESGNFIVVHVGGGSSSSAHENGRMVDVISDDEVMFSSERTGGIPLKQYINLCYEKTKSEVTELTRKKGGLVSYFGTNDARKIHELMDNGDEKAKLVLEAMAYQIAKAIGELATVLKGKVNAIILTGGIARSNFISDKVRERVTFIAPLFIIPGEKEMQALASGALRVLNNEEKYNIFEK, from the coding sequence ATGAAAAAAATATTCGTTATAAATCCAGGAGCAACTTCTACTAAGGTTGCATACTATGAAAACACTACAGAAATCTTCTCACATGAGATTACCTATTCATTAGAACAACTAAAGCCATTTAATAATATTTTCGAGCAACTACCTCTTAGATTAACTGATATTGAATTACTAATTAAAGAGAAGATACCTAATCATAAGTTTGATGCAGTTGTGGGGCGTGGTGGTCTTCTTCCACCAGTAGATGCTGGGGCTATTCTTGTAGATGAGAATCTTATAGATTGTTTAAAAAATAGACCTCTATTAGAACACGCCTCTAATCTAGGTGCATCACTTGCTAAGAGTGTTGCGGAAAAATTTGGTGTTGAGTCTGCACCTTCTTTCATATATGATCCTGTTACCGTCGATCAAATGAATGATGTTGCTCGTATCTCTGGTTCAAACCTAATCAATAGAAAAAGTGTCGGCCACGCACTTAATATGCGAGCTGTTGCTCATGATGTGGCCAATAAGTTAAATATCCCTTACGAATCGGGAAACTTTATAGTCGTTCATGTCGGTGGTGGTTCTAGTTCTAGTGCGCATGAAAATGGACGTATGGTCGATGTTATTTCGGATGACGAAGTAATGTTTTCTAGCGAACGTACTGGTGGAATCCCACTTAAACAATATATTAACTTATGCTATGAAAAAACTAAATCTGAAGTGACAGAACTTACACGTAAAAAAGGTGGTCTTGTCTCATACTTCGGAACAAATGATGCCAGAAAAATCCATGAACTTATGGATAATGGTGATGAAAAAGCAAAACTAGTATTAGAAGCAATGGCTTATCAAATAGCAAAAGCTATAGGTGAATTAGCTACGGTATTAAAAGGAAAAGTGAATGCTATTATTCTTACCGGTGGAATAGCACGTTCTAATTTTATCTCAGATAAAGTTAGAGAAAGAGTTACATTTATCGCTCCGTTGTTCATTATCCCAGGTGAAAAAGAAATGCAGGCTCTAGCATCAGGCGCACTGAGAGTTCTTAATAACGAAGAAAAATATAATATCTTCGAAAAATAG
- the cdaA gene encoding diadenylate cyclase CdaA: MIAEYLSEVSTLTLIIHLLDILLVWFLVYKLLSLLKGTRGMQLVKGILIVIGLKIFFNFIGFKTMTYIFEQVVTWGVLGIMIIFQPELRRALEYIGRVQLSNIFNINYKDVQKNSTEHIIKAVVDSSRHMARRRIGALIVLENNTGLDEYVESGITVNAEVTNELIINIFIPNTPLHDGAMIIDENKIRAASCVLPLSDNRSIASSYGTRHRAALGLSEVTDAIVIAVSEETGKISVCQNGVLTSDFSTEDLAKYLAKNWKQQDKIIK; this comes from the coding sequence ATGATAGCTGAATACTTATCAGAAGTAAGTACTCTTACACTAATTATTCATTTATTGGATATATTATTAGTTTGGTTCTTAGTTTATAAATTACTAAGTTTATTAAAAGGTACTCGTGGTATGCAACTTGTTAAAGGTATATTAATCGTTATTGGATTGAAAATATTCTTTAACTTTATTGGATTCAAAACGATGACATATATATTTGAACAAGTGGTTACTTGGGGAGTACTAGGAATAATGATTATATTCCAACCAGAATTAAGACGTGCTCTTGAATACATAGGAAGGGTACAGCTATCGAATATCTTCAATATTAATTATAAAGATGTACAAAAAAATTCTACTGAACATATAATCAAAGCTGTTGTTGATTCATCAAGACATATGGCACGACGAAGAATAGGTGCACTTATAGTTTTAGAAAATAACACAGGACTTGATGAGTATGTAGAAAGTGGTATTACAGTTAATGCTGAGGTTACAAATGAACTTATAATTAATATATTTATTCCGAATACACCATTACATGATGGTGCAATGATAATTGATGAAAATAAAATTCGTGCTGCCAGTTGTGTACTTCCTCTATCGGATAATAGATCTATAGCTAGTAGCTATGGGACAAGGCACCGTGCAGCTCTAGGGTTATCTGAAGTGACAGATGCTATAGTAATTGCTGTGTCAGAAGAAACAGGAAAAATTAGTGTATGTCAAAATGGTGTTTTAACTTCAGATTTTTCGACAGAAGATTTAGCAAAATATTTAGCTAAAAACTGGAAACAGCAAGATAAAATAATTAAATAA